A DNA window from Nymphalis io chromosome 28, ilAglIoxx1.1, whole genome shotgun sequence contains the following coding sequences:
- the LOC126779139 gene encoding nascent polypeptide-associated complex subunit alpha yields MPELTELDKATASMTEKRKEETASSDSDSDDTIPELEDAGTTGAGGITNPIAGIDIVSKAKQSRGEKKARKIMSKLGLKPVQGVNRVTIRKSKNILFVINSPDVYKNPHSDTYIVFGEAKIEDLSQQATMAAAERFKAPETAAAGNDTATAGTTVAPIAEEEDEEGVDETEVDEKDVEIVMVQANVSRAKAVRALKNNQSDIVNAIMELTM; encoded by the exons ATGCCGGAACTAACAGAATTGGACAAGGCCACCGCCTCTATGACCGAAAAGCGCAAGGAGGAGACGGCTTCATCGGACAGCGATTCCGATGACACTATTCCAGAATTAGAAGATGCAG GAACAACAGGTGCAGGTGGAATCACGAACCCAATCGCCGGTATCGACATTGTATCAAAGGCTAAGCAGTCCCGTGGGGAGAAGAAGGCCCGTAAAATTATGAGCAAACTCGGATTAAAACCT gtgCAAGGAGTCAACAGGGTTACAATCAGGAAGTCAAAGAACATCCTCTTTGTGATCAACTCTCCAGATGTATACAAGAACCCTCATTCCGACACATACATTGTGTTTGGTGAGGCCAAGATTGAGGATCTCTCACAACAGGCAACCATGGCAGCTGCTGAACGGTTCAAGGCCCCAGAGACAGCTGCTGCTGGCAACGACACTGCTACTGCTGGCACT ACAGTGGCACCCATCGCAGAGGAAGAAGATGAGGAAGGAGTAGACGAGACAGAGGTTGATGAGAAGGATGTCGAAATTGTGATGGTGCAGGCGAATGTGTCTCGAGCGAAGGCGGTTCGCGCTTTGAAGAACAACCAATCGGATATAGTGAATGCTATAATG gaGCTGACAATGTAA
- the LOC126779124 gene encoding acyl-CoA-binding domain-containing protein 5 translates to MSLEEKFKAAVNVIKSLPKNGSYQPSNDIMLKFYSFYKQALEGPCKKSKPGFWDIVNRTKWDAWKSLGDMPSEEAMQLYVNELHKIVETMSYNKDVASFLLVSDTEDGFPSADLQLVAGDIIERCRNDSLQNSPLYSRSDSGSSSPTHRIRHDSDDEFIDTVDVAVNETDPVHTLNRHRLSNGHAHQITSQLTYLKVLEHLPGVLARLEADVAALRKAVEGDRMILDQVSRGWRWPWQELSPPTLILIAVWPFIAYRIASRLQRRNT, encoded by the exons ATGTCTTTAGAAGAAAAATTCAAAGCAGCGGTCAATGTTATCAAGAGTTTACCAAAAAATG GATCATACCAGCCTAGCAATGATATAATGCTGAAGTTCTACAGCTTCTACAAACAAGCACTAGAGGGGCCATGCAAAAAGAGTAAACCAGGATTTTGGGATATAGTCAACAG AACGAAATGGGATGCGTGGAAAAGCTTAGGCGACATGCCGTCAGAAGAAGCGATGCAGTTGTACGTTAATGAGTTACATAAG ATAGTGGAAACGATGTCGTATAACAAAGATGTCGCTTCCTTCCTCTTGGTTAGCGACACAGAAGACGGTTTTCCGAGCGCTGATCTGCAACTTGTCGCCGGTGATATTATCGAGAGGTGTCGTAACGATTCTCTACAAAATTCGCCCttat ATTCCCGCTCAGATAGTGGCTCGTCGTCTCCCACTCATCGCATCCGACACGACTCGGACGACGAGTTCATTGACACCGTAGATGTAGCTGTT aacgAGACCGATCCCGTCCACACACTGAACCGCCATCGCCTAAGCAACGGTCACGCGCATCAGATAACTTCTCAGCTTACAT ATTTGAAGGTGCTAGAACATTTGCCGGGCGTGCTGGCGAGACTAGAAGCGGACGTAGCAGCTCTCAGGAAAGCCGTGGAAGGTGACAGGATGATATTGGAC CAAGTTTCTCGCGGTTGGCGATGGCCGTGGCAGGAGTTGAGTCCGCCCACGCTGATCCTGATCGCCGTGTGGCCCTTCATCGCTTATCGCATCGCGTCCCGTCTGCAGCGCAGGAACACATAA